Below is a window of Mauremys mutica isolate MM-2020 ecotype Southern chromosome 11, ASM2049712v1, whole genome shotgun sequence DNA.
TTAAAGTACCTTAAAATTCACTGTCCAGGCATTTTGGGTAGTCTTTGTTTTTACTGTTGTGGAGTCTTTAATATGTTGAATCCACACGCAGATTTTTGACTATTAAACAACTAAATGGTAAATGTGTGCTAGCATAGCCCAAACAGGTTCTAATATTTcatttttgtatgtataatttcTAAAGGCCCAGTCATGTGGGGTGCTGAGTAGTTTCATTGGCTCCAAAGGGAGTTGTGGTATCCATATTTCTCATTAAACGCATAGCCAGGCTCACTAAGTCTCCTAGCATGTCAGGGAGACTCCCATTTATAACAAACTTAGGAGCCTTTGGAGAGTCTAATTAAAGTCACTGGAGAAATATTCTACTTTTGTTCTTGGCTGAAGaaacctctttccccctcccttcaaactcctctcctctggcctctatCTTAGATAAAACAACTTAAAGCATATAAATATTGGCAGCTAGCAGGATTGCTTTTCATGCCAAGGCTATAAAAGGTGAAATATCCATCCTTGAGCCTTGAGTTCAAGCCTGGAGTTCAAGTGAGCCTGGAAGGGCTTGTCACAGTTCAAATGTCTTACAGATTGTTCACTGCAGAAAGTCCTCAATAGCAGGGACTGCGTGTTAGAAATGACACATCGTTTTAGGCAAGTGCACGCAGTGCAAATGATACCTTCCGCAGTACATAAAGCATTCACTTTGTCAATAGTGAAGACAACTAGATGGTCACAGAAGTTCTTTTATGGTTGCAATTAAACACCTTCGGCGTGGCTTTTCCCCCAACAACTGTACTGCACCAATGCTTGCACATGGACACATGATAGTAATTGAACATCAAGACTCGTACTCCAAAGCATATTCAAAATGCTATGTAACAGGAAAGAGGCATTTTGCCTTCTCATTCCGACTCCCAAAATGAAGTACTCCCATTCTCTGCTAACAGTCTGATCTGCCTTTAGTCTGTCAGGGAAATGAAATCAACTGACCACTTTTAAAAATGGCCATGTCAGCAGTTTACATTCTGGAGATGTAACCGCTTGAAAAGAAGATGCATCCAGAGACACTAACAATTCTCCTTTCATGGTGATATTTTTATAGGTTTTCCATTTTTATCATACTGGTAAACAAGCATTTTGATGCAGTGAGAATTGGCAGGGGAAATCCAAGGGCTGCTAGTTATTGAAAAGTTATGGTTTGTATAGAACTGAACTGGTTGTTTCTGACACCTAAAGAAAGCCTTTAGTGTCGCAGCTGCCATTGTGCGAAATCTCTTGCTAATGAAACAGTAGAGGAAGAAATTAATTGCAGTGTTCAACAGTGCCAGCATATTGGCAATATCCGACACAATATGTACCAACCAAGTGTTGTTTAAAGGTGATACATAGAGGTGATACAGTATCATGATTATTCTTGGTGCCCAAAGTATGGCAAAAATAGAAGTTATAGTAAACAAAATGGCTGTCGTTTTCCCTGTGGAATATCCTCTCAGTCGGAAATTGCATTTTCGTCTGAGCTTGTACACAATGATTGAATTCAGAATGAAGAAAATGGAACATGGTACCAAGTAAACGGTAAAACAGTGGATCCAGATAAGGACATGATGTATAGATGTGCTTATGTAGTCTTCAATCCAAATATTGGGCCACCAGTAATAGGGAATGCTGGTCAAAAAGCAGGTGATATAAACACACACAATGACTTTTCGAGTACGAGCGGGGTAGGAGACTGTGTGATATTTAAGCGGATGACATACTGCTATGTACCTATCAATTGTTAATGGCACGGTAATCCAAATGGACGTATGTATGGAAGAAAATTCCAATA
It encodes the following:
- the GPR139 gene encoding probable G-protein coupled receptor 139 gives rise to the protein MEYNHIHVHNGSLLAHHKYGCGLGYVPVIYYSLLLCLGLPANILTVIILSQLVVRRQKSSYNYLLALAAADILVLFFIVFVDFLLEDFILNKHMPQILDKIIEVLEFSSIHTSIWITVPLTIDRYIAVCHPLKYHTVSYPARTRKVIVCVYITCFLTSIPYYWWPNIWIEDYISTSIHHVLIWIHCFTVYLVPCSIFFILNSIIVYKLRRKCNFRLRGYSTGKTTAILFTITSIFAILWAPRIIMILYHLYVSPLNNTWLVHIVSDIANMLALLNTAINFFLYCFISKRFRTMAAATLKAFFRCQKQPVQFYTNHNFSITSSPWISPANSHCIKMLVYQYDKNGKPIKISP